The following coding sequences are from one Streptomyces sp. NBC_00536 window:
- a CDS encoding helix-turn-helix domain-containing protein — MSIGNSKSPEEDRPSTDDAIVERPAAGPSIGTALQQARIAAGLTVDEVSSTTRVRIPIVHAIEQDDFTRCGGDVYARGHIRTLARAVHLDPEPLVESYDAAHGGRPAPTPAAPMFEAERIRPERQRPNWTAAMVAAIVAVIGFVGFTVLKGGDDETKRPVAEGSASPQPAKQPGAKPATPAKPQQTPQAPKPEPSDSAIAAAPKDVVTVVLTASTAESWISAKDHSGRLLFDGTLQPGDTKTFTDKQSIDLVLGDAGAVQLFVNGKEIKGGFESGQVERLTYTKDDQRQGAAQAG; from the coding sequence GTGTCCATCGGCAACTCCAAGTCCCCCGAAGAAGACCGGCCTTCGACCGACGACGCGATCGTCGAGCGGCCCGCCGCCGGTCCGTCCATCGGGACGGCCCTCCAGCAGGCCCGGATCGCCGCCGGGCTCACCGTCGACGAGGTCAGCTCCACCACCCGCGTGCGCATCCCGATCGTGCACGCGATCGAGCAGGACGACTTCACGCGCTGCGGCGGCGACGTCTACGCCCGCGGTCACATCCGTACGCTCGCCCGCGCCGTACACCTCGATCCCGAACCCCTGGTCGAGAGCTACGACGCAGCCCACGGGGGTCGCCCGGCGCCGACCCCCGCCGCCCCGATGTTCGAGGCCGAGCGGATCCGTCCCGAGCGGCAGCGGCCCAACTGGACCGCCGCCATGGTCGCGGCGATCGTCGCCGTGATCGGATTCGTCGGCTTCACCGTCCTCAAGGGCGGCGACGACGAGACCAAGCGGCCGGTGGCGGAAGGTTCCGCCTCCCCGCAGCCCGCCAAGCAGCCCGGCGCCAAGCCGGCCACCCCGGCCAAGCCCCAGCAGACCCCGCAGGCACCCAAGCCGGAACCCTCGGACAGTGCCATCGCGGCGGCCCCCAAGGACGTGGTCACGGTCGTCCTGACGGCCAGCACCGCCGAGAGCTGGATCTCCGCGAAGGACCACAGTGGTCGCCTGCTCTTCGACGGAACCCTCCAGCCCGGTGACACCAAGACCTTCACCGACAAGCAGTCCATCGATCTCGTACTCGGCGACGCCGGGGCCGTCCAGCTGTTCGTGAACGGCAAGGAGATCAAGGGCGGCTTCGAGTCGGGGCAGGTGGAACGCCTCACCTACACCAAGGACGATCAGCGTCAGGGCGCCGCACAGGCGGGCTGA
- a CDS encoding CinA family protein — protein sequence MAAYVLDLLAESDQTVAVAESLTGGLVAAELTSVPGASRSFRGSVTAYATELKQRVLGVDAGLLAAHGAVNAQVAEEMAAGVRRVLDASWGISTTGVAGPEPQDGQPVGTVFIAVAGPAGRKSARLRLNGSRAEIRRESVRTVLELLSSELRENLRRQDTERNGGI from the coding sequence GTGGCTGCGTACGTCCTGGACCTGCTCGCGGAGAGTGACCAGACGGTCGCCGTCGCGGAGTCCCTCACGGGCGGGCTGGTCGCCGCCGAGCTGACCTCGGTTCCCGGCGCCTCGCGTTCCTTCCGCGGCTCGGTCACGGCGTACGCGACCGAGCTCAAGCAGCGGGTGCTCGGCGTCGACGCCGGGCTGCTGGCGGCGCACGGAGCGGTGAACGCGCAGGTCGCGGAGGAGATGGCGGCCGGAGTACGACGCGTGCTGGACGCCTCGTGGGGGATCTCGACCACCGGAGTGGCCGGTCCGGAGCCGCAGGACGGGCAGCCGGTGGGGACGGTTTTCATCGCCGTCGCGGGACCCGCGGGCAGGAAATCGGCCCGGCTGAGGTTGAACGGCTCGCGCGCGGAAATCCGTAGGGAGAGTGTACGGACAGTGCTCGAACTTCTCTCGAGCGAACTCCGCGAGAATCTGCGAAGGCAGGACACGGAACGGAACGGGGGGATTTGA
- the pgsA gene encoding CDP-diacylglycerol--glycerol-3-phosphate 3-phosphatidyltransferase: MTGVPAPAAGGTGRRPAPGAKLGAAAVNQASLWNIANILTMIRLVLVPGFVLLLLADGGYDPVWRALAWAAFAVAMITDIFDGHLARTYNLVTDFGKIADPIADKAIMGSALVCLSWLGDLPWWVTGVILGRELGITLLRFWVIRYGVIPASRGGKLKTLAQGTAVGMYVLALTGPLATLRFWVMAVAVLLTVVTGLDYIRQAVVLRRAGIAAERAAR; encoded by the coding sequence ATGACCGGAGTCCCGGCACCCGCGGCGGGCGGGACCGGCCGCCGGCCCGCGCCCGGCGCGAAGCTGGGGGCCGCGGCCGTCAATCAGGCCAGCCTGTGGAACATCGCCAACATCCTGACGATGATCCGGCTCGTGCTCGTGCCGGGATTCGTCCTGCTGCTGCTCGCTGACGGGGGCTACGACCCCGTCTGGCGGGCGCTGGCGTGGGCGGCGTTCGCCGTCGCCATGATCACCGACATCTTCGACGGGCACCTGGCCAGGACCTACAACCTGGTCACCGACTTCGGGAAGATCGCCGACCCCATCGCCGACAAGGCGATCATGGGGTCGGCTCTGGTGTGTCTGTCCTGGCTCGGTGACCTGCCCTGGTGGGTCACCGGCGTGATCCTGGGCCGGGAGCTGGGAATCACCCTGCTCCGCTTCTGGGTGATCCGCTACGGGGTGATCCCGGCGAGCCGGGGCGGGAAGCTGAAGACCCTCGCCCAGGGCACGGCGGTCGGCATGTACGTGCTGGCGCTGACCGGGCCGCTGGCGACCCTGCGGTTCTGGGTCATGGCGGTGGCCGTACTTCTCACAGTCGTCACCGGTTTGGACTACATTCGCCAGGCCGTCGTGCTGCGCCGGGCGGGCATCGCCGCGGAGCGGGCCGCGAGGTGA
- a CDS encoding SDR family NAD(P)-dependent oxidoreductase, with the protein MPLPTATTRAVPESLAAYDLTGRTALITGAASGIGRATAALLAGAGADVRCADLDAAGLAETAALVAKAGGGAATVHVLDVTDRAALKAVVEAGGPPDITAAVAGIMHTSTVLETLDEDLDRVLNVNFKGILFACQESARALIAAGRPGSIITMASGAMDAAQPGLLCYSAAKAAVVQLTKTLATEAGPHGIRVNAVAPGWIRTPMTGRHSPEVQEQTEAAMVRMSPLRRVGEPEDIAQAVLFLASDASSFMTGQILRPNGGVAMPW; encoded by the coding sequence ATGCCCCTACCCACCGCCACAACCCGTGCCGTACCCGAATCCCTGGCCGCCTACGACCTCACCGGCCGCACCGCCCTGATCACCGGCGCCGCCAGCGGCATCGGCCGCGCCACCGCCGCGCTCCTCGCCGGGGCGGGCGCGGACGTGCGCTGCGCGGACCTCGACGCGGCGGGTCTCGCGGAGACGGCCGCCCTCGTCGCCAAGGCGGGCGGCGGCGCAGCCACCGTCCACGTCCTCGACGTCACCGACCGCGCCGCCCTGAAGGCCGTGGTGGAGGCCGGGGGCCCGCCGGACATCACCGCCGCGGTCGCGGGGATCATGCACACCAGCACCGTGCTGGAGACCCTGGACGAGGATCTCGACCGGGTGCTGAACGTGAACTTCAAGGGGATCCTGTTCGCGTGCCAGGAGTCGGCCCGCGCGCTGATCGCGGCCGGCCGGCCCGGTTCGATCATCACCATGGCCTCCGGCGCCATGGACGCCGCCCAGCCCGGCCTGCTCTGCTACAGCGCGGCCAAGGCCGCCGTCGTCCAGCTCACCAAGACCCTGGCCACCGAGGCGGGCCCGCACGGCATCCGGGTCAACGCGGTCGCGCCCGGGTGGATCCGTACCCCGATGACCGGCCGGCACAGCCCCGAGGTCCAGGAGCAGACGGAGGCCGCGATGGTCCGGATGTCCCCGCTGCGCCGGGTCGGCGAGCCGGAGGACATCGCCCAGGCGGTGCTCTTCCTCGCCTCGGACGCCTCGTCGTTCATGACGGGTCAGATCCTGCGCCCGAACGGCGGCGTCGCGATGCCCTGGTAG
- the rimO gene encoding 30S ribosomal protein S12 methylthiotransferase RimO, which produces MPERRTVALVTLGCARNEVDSEELAGRLAADGWELVEDAADADVAVVNTCGFVEAAKKDSVDALLEANDLKDHGRTQAVVAVGCMAERYGKELAEALPEADGVLGFDDYADISDRLQTILNGGIHASHTPRDRRKLLPISPAARQDTDVALPGHAQSAPAEEPAEAPSDLPDGLAPASGPRAPLRRRLGNSPVASVKLASGCDRRCSFCAIPSFRGSFISRRPSDVLGETRWLAEQGVKEIMLVSENNTSYGKDLGDIRLLETLLPELAEVDGIERVRVSYLQPAEMRPGLIDVLTSTPKVVPYFDLSFQHSAPDVLRAMRRFGDTDRFLELLDTIRSKAPTAGVRSNFIVGFPGEKESDFAELERFLTHARLDAIGIFGYSDEDGTEAVTYENKLDEDTIAERLAHMQRLAEELTSQRAEERIGETLEVLVETVVAVDDEDEDAAGAYGRAAHQAPETDGQVVFTDGAGLVPGRIVTAKVVGTLGVDLVAEPLGLIGDLEEAAG; this is translated from the coding sequence ATGCCCGAACGCCGTACCGTCGCCCTTGTCACTCTTGGCTGCGCCCGTAACGAGGTGGACTCGGAGGAGCTCGCAGGCCGCTTGGCGGCGGATGGCTGGGAGCTCGTCGAGGACGCCGCCGATGCGGACGTAGCCGTCGTCAACACCTGCGGCTTCGTCGAAGCCGCCAAGAAGGACTCCGTAGACGCCCTGCTGGAGGCCAACGATCTCAAGGATCACGGCCGCACGCAGGCCGTCGTAGCCGTCGGCTGTATGGCCGAGCGCTACGGCAAGGAACTCGCCGAAGCGCTCCCCGAAGCCGACGGAGTCCTCGGATTCGACGACTACGCCGACATCTCCGACCGCCTCCAGACGATCCTCAACGGCGGCATCCACGCCTCCCACACCCCGCGGGACCGGCGCAAGCTGCTGCCGATCAGCCCGGCCGCCCGCCAGGACACCGACGTGGCCCTGCCCGGGCACGCCCAGTCGGCGCCCGCCGAGGAGCCCGCCGAGGCCCCCTCCGACCTGCCGGACGGGCTCGCGCCCGCCTCCGGGCCGCGCGCGCCCCTGCGCCGCCGCCTCGGCAACAGCCCCGTCGCCTCCGTGAAGCTCGCTTCCGGCTGCGACCGCCGCTGCTCCTTCTGCGCCATCCCGTCCTTCCGCGGCTCCTTCATCTCCCGCCGCCCCAGCGATGTGCTGGGCGAGACGCGCTGGCTCGCGGAGCAGGGCGTCAAGGAGATCATGCTGGTCTCCGAGAACAACACCTCGTACGGCAAGGACCTCGGCGACATCCGCCTGCTGGAGACCCTGCTGCCCGAGCTGGCCGAGGTGGACGGCATCGAGCGCGTCCGCGTCAGCTACCTCCAGCCCGCCGAGATGCGGCCCGGCCTGATCGACGTACTCACCTCGACCCCCAAGGTCGTGCCGTACTTCGACCTGTCCTTCCAGCACTCCGCCCCGGACGTGCTGCGCGCCATGCGCCGCTTCGGTGACACCGACCGGTTCCTGGAGCTGCTCGACACCATCCGCTCCAAGGCCCCCACGGCCGGTGTCCGGTCCAACTTCATCGTCGGCTTCCCCGGCGAGAAGGAATCGGACTTCGCCGAGCTGGAGCGTTTCCTCACCCACGCCCGCCTCGACGCCATCGGCATCTTCGGCTACTCGGACGAGGACGGCACCGAAGCCGTCACCTACGAGAACAAGCTGGACGAGGACACCATCGCCGAGCGGCTCGCGCACATGCAGCGGCTCGCGGAGGAGCTGACCTCGCAGCGCGCGGAGGAGCGGATCGGGGAGACCCTGGAGGTACTCGTCGAGACGGTCGTCGCGGTCGACGACGAGGATGAGGACGCCGCCGGCGCCTACGGGCGCGCCGCGCACCAGGCGCCCGAGACCGACGGCCAGGTCGTCTTCACCGACGGCGCGGGCCTGGTCCCCGGGCGCATCGTCACGGCGAAGGTGGTCGGCACCCTGGGTGTGGACCTGGTGGCCGAGCCCCTGGGCCTCATCGGAGACCTTGAGGAGGCGGCCGGATGA
- a CDS encoding helix-turn-helix domain-containing protein encodes MILLRRLLGDVLRRQRQRQGRTLREVSSSARVSLGYLSEVERGQKEASSELLSAICDALDVRMSELMREVSDELSLAELAQSAAASEPVPAPVRPMLNSVSVASVTGGPPERVTIKSPVEAVNVVAA; translated from the coding sequence ATGATTCTGCTCCGTCGCCTGCTGGGTGACGTGCTGCGTCGGCAGCGCCAGCGCCAGGGCCGTACTCTGCGCGAAGTCTCCTCGTCCGCCCGAGTTTCGCTCGGCTATCTCTCCGAGGTGGAGCGGGGGCAGAAGGAGGCATCCTCCGAGCTGCTCTCCGCGATCTGCGACGCGTTGGACGTACGGATGTCCGAGCTGATGCGCGAAGTGAGCGACGAACTGTCGCTCGCCGAACTCGCGCAGTCGGCCGCGGCAAGCGAACCGGTCCCGGCACCGGTACGCCCGATGCTCAATTCGGTCTCCGTGGCCTCGGTCACGGGTGGCCCGCCGGAGCGGGTGACCATCAAGTCGCCCGTGGAAGCGGTGAATGTCGTCGCCGCTTGA
- a CDS encoding DNA translocase FtsK — MASRTSGKGSQSAAGAAKARTGRTTAPAKKAAAPAGKPPAKKAAAAKRGPVRKTAPKPAPSPTGGVVRLVRALWLGLAHAVGAVFRGMGRGAKNLDPAHRKDGVGLLLLALALIVAAGTWSNLSGPVGDLVTMLITGAFGRLDLLVPILLGVMAVRFIRHPEQSDANGRIGIGLTALVIGVLGLVHIACGAPGRDEGTTAMQNAGGLIGWGASKPLIFTMGAPLAVPLLVLLTVFGLLVVTATPVNAIPQRLRRLGIRLGVIAPNEYDIADAEQEGERHDPERWRANGQGVAPAGPADSAEEEALAARRRRPRRAPARPAMDREMDAVDVAAAAAAALDGAVYGGMPPSPLVAGLTHGVTPAREGTEITAPVPPAREERGEQGEQAALSAPSGPAVPGAPPVPPVPPATPVAAGPVGVPDLTKAPPQTQALPPRAEQLQLRGDITYSLPSLDLLERGGPGKTRSAANDAVVASLTNVFMEFKVDAKVTGFTRGPTVTRYEVELGPAVKVERITALAKNIAYAVASPDVRIISPIPGKSAVGIEIPNTDREMVNLGDVLRLADAAEDDHPMLVALGKDVEGGYVMANLAKMPHVLVAGATGSGKSSCINCLITSVMVRATPEDVRMVLVDPKRVELTAYEGIPHLITPIITNPKRAAEALQWVVREMDLRYDDLAAFGYRHIDDFNKAIRDGKIKLPPGSERELSPYPYLLVIVDELADLMMVAPRDVEDSIVRITQLARAAGIHLVLATQRPSVDVVTGLIKANVPSRLAFATSSLADSRVILDQPGAEKLIGKGDGLFLPMGANKPTRLQGAFVTEDEIAGIVQHCKDQMAPVFREDVTVGQKQKKEIDEEIGDDLDLLCQAAELVVTTQFGSTSMLQRKLRVGFAKAGRLMDLMESRGVVGPSEGSKARDVMVKPDELDGLLAVIRGETGP, encoded by the coding sequence ATGGCCTCACGTACGTCCGGCAAGGGTTCCCAGAGCGCCGCGGGTGCCGCGAAAGCCCGCACCGGCCGTACGACGGCGCCGGCGAAGAAGGCTGCGGCGCCCGCGGGCAAGCCGCCCGCGAAGAAGGCCGCGGCCGCCAAGCGCGGCCCGGTCCGCAAGACCGCGCCCAAACCCGCACCGTCCCCGACCGGGGGCGTCGTGCGCCTGGTGCGCGCCCTGTGGCTCGGCCTCGCGCACGCCGTCGGCGCGGTCTTCCGCGGCATGGGCCGCGGGGCGAAGAACCTCGACCCGGCCCACCGCAAGGACGGCGTCGGGCTGCTCCTGCTCGCCCTCGCGCTGATCGTCGCCGCAGGAACCTGGTCGAATCTGAGCGGTCCCGTAGGGGATCTGGTCACGATGCTGATCACCGGTGCCTTCGGGCGCCTCGACCTGCTCGTGCCGATCCTCCTCGGGGTCATGGCGGTGCGCTTCATCCGCCACCCCGAGCAGAGCGACGCCAACGGCCGGATCGGCATCGGACTGACCGCCCTGGTCATCGGGGTGCTCGGGCTGGTCCACATCGCCTGCGGCGCGCCCGGCCGGGACGAGGGCACCACCGCCATGCAGAACGCGGGCGGCCTGATCGGCTGGGGCGCCTCCAAACCCCTGATCTTCACCATGGGCGCGCCGCTGGCCGTGCCGCTGCTGGTGCTGCTCACCGTCTTCGGACTGCTGGTGGTCACCGCCACCCCCGTCAACGCCATCCCGCAGCGGCTGCGCCGCCTCGGCATCCGGCTCGGGGTGATCGCGCCCAACGAGTACGACATCGCCGACGCCGAGCAGGAGGGCGAGCGGCACGATCCCGAGCGCTGGCGGGCCAACGGACAGGGCGTGGCCCCGGCCGGACCGGCGGACTCCGCCGAGGAGGAGGCGCTCGCCGCCCGGCGGCGCAGGCCCCGCCGGGCTCCCGCGCGCCCGGCCATGGACCGCGAGATGGACGCGGTGGACGTCGCCGCCGCGGCGGCGGCCGCCCTGGACGGAGCGGTGTACGGCGGCATGCCGCCCTCCCCGCTCGTCGCCGGCCTGACCCACGGGGTGACGCCCGCGCGCGAGGGGACCGAGATCACCGCGCCGGTGCCGCCCGCCCGCGAGGAGCGCGGTGAGCAGGGGGAGCAGGCCGCGCTGTCGGCCCCTTCCGGGCCCGCGGTGCCCGGTGCGCCGCCCGTCCCACCCGTCCCGCCGGCCACGCCGGTCGCGGCCGGGCCCGTCGGCGTACCCGACCTGACCAAGGCCCCGCCGCAGACCCAGGCGCTGCCGCCGCGCGCCGAGCAGCTCCAGCTGCGCGGGGACATCACGTACTCCCTGCCCTCGCTCGACCTGCTGGAGCGCGGCGGTCCCGGCAAGACCCGCAGCGCCGCCAACGACGCGGTGGTCGCCTCGCTGACGAACGTCTTCATGGAGTTCAAGGTCGACGCGAAGGTCACCGGCTTCACCCGCGGCCCGACGGTCACCCGCTACGAGGTCGAGCTGGGCCCCGCGGTCAAGGTCGAGCGGATCACGGCGCTGGCCAAGAACATCGCCTACGCCGTCGCCTCGCCGGACGTCCGGATCATCAGCCCGATCCCCGGCAAGTCGGCGGTCGGCATCGAGATCCCGAACACCGACCGCGAGATGGTCAACCTGGGTGACGTGCTGCGCCTCGCGGACGCGGCGGAGGACGACCACCCGATGCTCGTCGCGCTCGGCAAGGACGTCGAGGGCGGCTACGTCATGGCGAACCTCGCCAAGATGCCGCACGTGCTGGTCGCCGGAGCCACCGGCTCCGGCAAGTCCTCCTGCATCAACTGCCTGATCACCTCGGTGATGGTGCGGGCGACCCCGGAGGACGTCCGGATGGTGCTGGTCGACCCCAAGCGGGTCGAGCTGACGGCCTACGAGGGCATCCCGCACCTGATCACGCCGATCATCACCAACCCGAAGCGGGCCGCCGAGGCCCTCCAGTGGGTCGTGCGCGAGATGGACCTGCGCTACGACGACCTGGCCGCCTTCGGCTACCGGCACATCGACGACTTCAACAAGGCCATCCGCGACGGCAAGATCAAACTGCCGCCGGGCAGCGAGCGGGAGCTGAGCCCCTATCCGTACCTGCTGGTGATCGTCGACGAGCTGGCCGACCTGATGATGGTCGCCCCGCGCGACGTCGAGGACTCGATCGTCCGCATCACCCAGCTGGCCCGCGCGGCCGGCATCCACCTGGTGCTCGCCACCCAGCGCCCCTCGGTGGACGTGGTCACCGGCCTGATCAAGGCGAACGTGCCCTCGCGGCTCGCCTTCGCCACCTCCTCGCTCGCCGACAGCCGGGTCATCCTCGATCAGCCCGGCGCCGAGAAGCTCATCGGAAAGGGCGACGGGCTGTTCCTGCCGATGGGGGCGAACAAGCCGACCCGGCTCCAGGGCGCCTTCGTCACCGAGGACGAGATCGCCGGGATCGTCCAGCACTGCAAGGACCAGATGGCGCCCGTCTTCCGGGAGGACGTCACGGTCGGGCAGAAGCAGAAGAAGGAGATCGACGAGGAGATCGGCGACGACCTCGACCTGCTGTGCCAGGCCGCGGAGCTGGTCGTCACCACGCAGTTCGGCTCCACCTCCATGCTCCAGCGCAAGCTCCGGGTCGGCTTCGCCAAGGCCGGACGGCTGATGGACCTCATGGAATCGCGGGGCGTCGTCGGGCCCAGCGAGGGCTCCAAAGCGCGCGACGTGATGGTCAAACCGGACGAGTTGGACGGACTGCTCGCGGTCATCCGCGGCGAGACCGGACCGTGA